The following proteins come from a genomic window of Chaetodon auriga isolate fChaAug3 chromosome 16, fChaAug3.hap1, whole genome shotgun sequence:
- the LOC143333528 gene encoding ankyrin repeat and fibronectin type-III domain-containing protein 1, with protein MSVSMRNPPQRRRSLGPVSPKRIYRNLSVRLRGGESSAAGETDAPKHLGKSADAYKTLWEAVENEDTLAVQSLLSRDHTTCGGGGGGGGSMWERGEKKDKDWEREREKGVNRVSEQGLVPLDVAALTHNSPLLHVLTKAGARHNPILSRPTEWALKLDALVALAGKRVEERKKELLRKAGAGPHAQADVHRQIRLWSLRLQLYCRMRENFQNTELPGPPSHVSILVTSTSSLFVVIKEPDTVGLITRYRVEWSTSASFKRILGSVQVTETKNPSYSINGLAAGVHYFVRVSAFNVKGWGPPQCSAPASAAPSSWRECTGVKSQFRNHEGLVRKLLEDAREPHYRGFCIESSKPQTPSKRLSVSRGIKQLFQSATKFVRLLQRGVYLATVFYHKENILVTAEDQIPLVEIQCCSTSITQDFPWFAKLSCAWQQVPWLQQALSTAHSSPSSLLQNRHNILRAVSQLQSSLGTVDLGQVYYEPLKDRQGNVLLVTLKEFPSPPSPPDPPLHWMPLARLEKNRSRTPLLPEPTAMDMLYEQLKEKLSFHRHSIQWAQPGLYVGILKLCSSVEQIRVLVPQRLPNLLCHTRVRHNAHVSREEWAWLQSHVYTTTNGSVQNLLSGEDESLMESSGLVEFVRSLRAAVTHLLTKLNIPLYRAYQYGVYTRELLQFGDKMSMLLLLPPSEDFSSSYWPLVGTKEPGLTMPLQIFELVHFWTYERDFLSQYCQAWVRLELDTHLAQQALREALDTKEVQEARERLNHITELSQRLDVAWRDARWIMDCLQCVRSKQWVGAVPLGLVMGGDPPARPDGEEEEESLTARLTWPHRIQAQRQAITDCLVSVTPPNVVTAEVSSQAGITAVPEEATLVLAEGVAKGGYPVDIAAQSTVDLTSIGQSELGCASALIESGLEPAAVAQLEMGYTVLDTQESYSEGQDFPSSITEVIRPMEMAELVDILPTLSLIEEETPSCSSTPSVIDMLESFGLAIRENSTFFHLENSDLSNGAACVSQPNPHCNSSSSRSSVRETHCQNTVLQGQDMSASYDATGGDVPVLSLDFPPKDAEAQLVPSKAACIPVRNQVEWDRPSNSSS; from the exons atgTCTGTATCCATGAGGAACCCGCCCCAGCGCCGGCGCTCTCTGGGCCCCGTCTCGCCCAAACGCATCTACAGAAACCTGTCCGTCAGACTGAGGGGTGGAGAGTCATCTGCTGCTGGGGAAACGGACGCGCCCAAACACCTCGGCAAGTCTGCAGATGCT TACAAGACCCTGTGGGAGGCAGTGGAAAACGAGGACACTCTGGCTGTACAAAGCCTGCTGTCCAGAGACCACAccacatgtggaggaggaggaggaggaggaggaagcatgtgggagagaggagagaagaaagacaaggactgggagagagagagggagaagggggtGAACAGGGTGAGCGAACAGGGCCTGGTCCCCCTGGACGTGGCTGCCCTTACCCACAATTCCCCTCTGCTCCATGTGTTGACAAAGGCGGGAGCCAGACATAACCCCATCT tgaGCCGGCCGACGGAGTGGGCGCTTAAGCTTGATGCTTTGGTGGCGCTGGCGGGAAAacgggtggaggagaggaagaaggagttGCTGAGGAAGGCAGGGGCAGGGCCTCATGCACAGGCTGACGTCCACAGACAGATCCGACTCTGGAGCCTCAGGCTGCAACTGTACTGCCGGATGAGAGAGAACTTCCAGAACACAG AGCTCCCTGGGCCTCCCAGTCATGTGTCCATACTGGTGACCagcacttcctctctgtttgtggtAATCAAAGAGCCAGACACCGTGGGGCTCATCACCCGTTACAGAG TGGAATGGAGCACCTCAGCCAGCTTCAAACGCATCCTTGGCTCAGTTCAAGTTACAGAGACCAAGAACCCATCCTATAGTATCAACGGACTCGCAGCA GGAGTGCATTACTTTGTAAGAGTGAGTGCCTTCAATGTGAAAGGATGGGGCCCGCCTCAGTGCTCTGCTCCGGCCAGCGCTGCCCCCTCCA GTTGGAGAGAGTGCACTGGCGTGAAGTCACAGTTCAGAAATCATGAGGGTCTTGTGAGGAAACTGCTGGAAGATGCCAGAGAACCACATTACAGAGGATTCTGCATAG AGAGCTCTAAGCCCCAGACTCCCAGCAagcgtctgtctgtgtctcgAGGCATCAAACAACTGTTCCAGTCCGCCACCAAGTTTGTTCGTCTCCTACAGAG GGGTGTGTACTTGGCTACTGTGTTCTACCACAAGGAAAACATCCTGGTGACAGCAGAAGATCAGATCCCACTGGTGGAGATCCAGTGTTGCTCCACCTCCATCACCCAAGACTTTCCTTGGTTTGCTAAG TTGTCCTGTGCATGGCAACAAGTGCCGTGGCTCCAGCAGGCCCTTTCCACTGCTcattcatctccctcctccctccttcagaACAGGCACAACATTTTAAGAGCTGTCTCCCAGCTGCAG TCTTCGCTGGGAACAGTGGACCTGGGCCAGGTGTACTACGAGCCTCTGAAAGACCGGCAGGGCAACGTCTTACTAGTGACTCTGAAGGAGTTCCCGAGCCCTCCCAG CCCTCCTGACCCTCCGCTTCACTGGATGCCCCTGGCCCGCCTGGAAAAGAACCGCAGCAGAACTCCTCTGCTGCCTGAGCCCACTGCCATGGACATGCTCTATGAGCAGCTCAAG GAGAAACTGTCCTTCCACAGGCACAGCATTCAGTGGGCCCAGCCGGGTCTGTACGTGGGCATCCTTAAACTGTGCAGCTCAGTCGAACAGATCCGGGTCCTGGTGCCACAGAGGCTGCCAAATCTGCTCTGCCACACGCGGGTCCGACACAATGCGCACGTTTCCAG AGAGGAGTGGGCATGGCTTCAGAGTCATGTTTATACCACAACCAATGGCAGTGTTCAGAACCTGTTGAGCGGCGAGGACGAGAGCTTGATGGAGAGCAGCGGGCTGGTGGAGTTCGTCAGGTCTCTGAGAGCAGCAGTCACACATCTCCTGACGAAGCTCAACATCCCCCTCTACAGG GCGTACCAGTATGGTGTGTACACCCGcgagctgctgcagtttggagACAAAAtgtccatgctgctgctgctgcctcccagTGAGGACTTCAGCTCCAGCTACTGGCCTCTGGTGGGGACCAAGGAGCCTGGGCTCACCATGCCGTTGCAAATCTTTGAGCTGG TTCACTTCTGGACGTACGAACGGGACTTCCTGTCCCAGTACTGCCAGGCCTGGGTGAGGCTGGAGCTGGACACTCATCTAGCCCAGCAGGCTCTGCGAGAGGCGCTGGACACCAAGGAGGTGCAGGAAGCCCGAGAGCGTCTGAACCACATCACTGAGCTTTCCCAG CGGCTGGATGTGGCGTGGAGGGATGCCCGCTGGATTATGGACTGTCTACAGTGCGTTCGATCCAAGCAGTGGGTGGGGGCGGTGCCTCTAGGCCTGGTGATGGGTGGAGACCCGCCTGCGCGTCCTGatggtgaagaagaggaggagagtttgACTGCCAGACTGACGTGGCCCCATCGGATACAAGCACAGAGACAAGCCATTACAG ACTGTTTGGTCAGCGTGACTCCACCAAATGTTGTCACTGCCGAGGTCTCTTCTCAAGCAGGAATCACGGCTGTCCCTGAAGAGGCCACGCTGGTGTTAGCGGAGGGCGTTGCCAAGGGAGGATACCCTGTGGACATCGCCGCCCAGTCAACTGTAGACTTGACGAGCATTGGCCAGTCAGAATTGGGATGCGCAAGCGCGTTAATCGAATCTGGACTAgagcctgctgctgttgcacagTTGGAAATGGGGTACACAGTTCTGGACACACAGGAGTCGTACAGCGAGGGGCAGGACTTTCCTTCCAGCATCACTGAGGTAATCCGGCCAATGGAGATGGCAGAGTTGGTGGACATCTTGCCCACACTGAGTCTTATTGAAGAGGAGACACCCAGTTGCTCGTCCACACCATCAGTAATTGATATGCTTGAGAGCTTTGGACTGGCGATTAGAGAAAACAGCACCTTCTTTCACTTGGAGAATTCAGACTTGAGCAATGGAGCCGCGTGTGTGTCGCAGCCCAACCCGcactgtaacagcagcagcagcaggagcagtgtGAGGGAGACGCACTGTCAGAATACTGTGTTACAAGGACAGGACATGTCTGCCTCTTATGATGCCACAGGTGGAGACGTGCCTGTTTTGAGCTTGGATTTTCCTCCAAAGGATGCAGAGGCTCAGCTGGTTCCCAGCAAGGCAGCATGCATTCCAGTGAGAAACCAGGTGGAGTGGGACAGACCCTCGAACAGTTCATCCTGA